The Bacteroidales bacterium genome contains a region encoding:
- a CDS encoding DUF2442 domain-containing protein produces the protein MKMNNDIKAKDPFDILIFEKGLRIKKIIIDKSLDLLVLILNNGKLIQSKISCYPRLKTASSEQLNKWSLISKGIGIYWEELDEDLSIKGFIKDSALNNALSKLQSSGTEEIFA, from the coding sequence ATGAAAATGAATAACGATATTAAAGCAAAAGATCCTTTTGATATCTTAATCTTTGAAAAAGGATTGCGAATAAAAAAAATAATCATAGATAAATCTTTGGATTTGCTTGTTTTGATTTTAAACAACGGGAAACTGATACAATCAAAAATATCCTGTTATCCGAGATTAAAAACAGCATCATCAGAACAACTCAACAAATGGAGCCTGATAAGTAAAGGCATTGGCATATATTGGGAAGAACTTGATGAAGACCTGTCAATCAAGGGTTTTATAAAAGATTCTGCACTAAACAATGCTTTAAGCAAACTCCAAAGTTCAGGAACCGAAGAGATATTTGCATAG
- a CDS encoding sigma-70 family RNA polymerase sigma factor, which translates to MKKLTDIEILENIRARDEKTMLYLFKEYLPIIKYMVLNYKYSDGKIGVSGSESDVNDLFHDALYIVIKKILNEDFKLTCKLSTYFYAVGKNLLRTKLQKRLVEKKHRGFIEGNIYEPEETDVLFDKNLKKDVFEYYFQALSKVCKEILNMYWLEYSVAEISSKLGNTKKYIRKRKYECQKRLIDFIKKNPDNI; encoded by the coding sequence ATGAAAAAATTAACAGATATTGAAATTCTGGAAAACATTAGAGCAAGAGACGAAAAAACAATGCTTTATTTATTTAAGGAATATTTACCGATAATAAAATATATGGTATTAAATTACAAATATTCCGACGGGAAAATTGGAGTTTCCGGAAGTGAATCTGATGTAAATGACCTCTTTCATGATGCTTTATATATAGTTATAAAGAAAATTTTAAACGAAGATTTTAAACTGACATGTAAATTATCAACCTATTTTTATGCTGTCGGTAAAAATTTATTAAGAACAAAATTACAAAAAAGACTGGTTGAAAAAAAACACAGAGGTTTTATTGAAGGCAATATTTATGAACCTGAAGAAACAGATGTTCTCTTTGATAAAAACTTAAAGAAAGATGTTTTTGAATACTATTTTCAAGCATTAAGTAAAGTTTGTAAAGAAATTTTAAATATGTATTGGCTTGAATATTCAGTAGCAGAGATTTCAAGTAAATTAGGAAATACAAAAAAATATATCAGAAAACGAAAATATGAATGCCAGAAAAGACTTATTGATTTTATTAAGAAAAACCCGGATAATATATAA